CCTGGCCAGCCGAGCAGAgaggcacagcagcaggttgaccACCCTCTCCAGGTCTCCTATGAACAGGTTGTACCTCTCCAGCTCCACGGGCAGACAGCGCTCACGGACCAGTACCTCCAGGGCCTCCCCGTGGGCCACGTTCTCCTGAATCTCTGTCTGGAAGGCACCACGCGTCTCCTCCAGTGAACGCAGACGCGCCTCGATATAGGACACTAACAAACGCTGTTAATTCAAACAGAGAAGGTCATGTGTGAGGGATTCTAGGCAATGATGCTACAGAACAGATACACATGGTGAATCAGGCctgaatggaaaaaaatatatatttgtcaaCCCAACCACACAATAATAGATTGCAGGTGAACCAATCAAAATATAAATTTCACGTTTGCTGTCATAGGATCATAGATAAAGGCATACTGTATGCATAGTGAATGTGGAAGGGGGGCGGGGCTATGTGCTAAGCCAAACACTAAGCAAGTGGGAGAAACTGATAAGAGGTAGACAGTACATCATGTGATAAGAAAGACCCAACTATCTCAGTCCGACGATGAGTTCACTTAAGGCCAAATAGCATCGAGATGGTATCAATATGAAATCACcacagagtttgtgttttaaaaagaaaccacAGTTCAAAGTGTGCAGTTGTTCTGCTGTCTTGTCTgatttcttgtcatttttcatgtacaTGCAACAACAATGTGACGATTTTAGACATATATCGTCTTGTTATTAGTTAAGTTTTAGATTTTTGGCAACACTCTggtctcattttgttttattgtggcATCTTTAAAATGGcttatttctgttttgagtGTGAAAGATCACTTCCACTTGTCTGTATCAAGGAATTAGACAaatatttcattgtttaaaatgattaaaacacatttaaaaaatctaCTATTTtgcataaatgaataattaccTTCTTCTCAGTGACGTCAGCTTTGCTCTGCAGGTCTGTACTCTGAGGTGTAAGGCTGTCAGGAGCAGAAGGACAAGGAGATGGTTTAGCCCCTTCGACCGTTTCAGCACTAGAAAAAGATGAGTGCGAGTGTTTAGGTCAAGCTGACTCCTGTTGATGCAGACAATGCTACCTCTCATCACAATACAGCATAGAAATGTGCCACATATAGTGTCTTCACATGGAGTATACtatattttcacattacaaaacactgaaattcaACTGCACATTCTCTCTATGTACCTGAAGTATGCTTACACAAGCAGAAATCTGAGTGCATGTACAGCAGTAAGCAGatagccaggtgtgtgtgtgtgtgtgtgtgtgtgcatatgatgCAACAAAAGGTAACACAGCACTGGTGGAGCTCAGTTCTTTGGCCATTAAAAACCAGCATCAAGTTTCATAGAGAAACATTAAACTAGGAACTAATTAACTTGTGAGTGAGATGGATTATTCTTTCCTCCTCTACCTTCTACACAGCTGTGCATATACAAGATAAAGGGCTATGTAGCCAGCTGACAGGATGGAGAGATTTGGGATATTTATAAACGAGTCTAGTTATCTTCACCATTTCTATGCccatttctattattttatgcTAACTTCTCGtcacattcatcatttcaaTGCTGAAATGACTACAAAGTTAAACAACTAGGGGTTGATAAAGTAGAGAGCACCTTCTCACTGAAGACTTTAATAGAgattgtgtgtgagacagaaattATACAGTGTGTTAGTGAGTGCTTTTGTGGCATTGATGAGCGCTTGTGTATAATTTCTTTTGACTTCTGAAGTTAAGGTCAACACAttttatcaaacacacatttcactgccTCTAACTCAGGCAGTAAGATGCTCTCAGTAGGCCAGTGGAATTTCCATTCTTGGTTAAGGGAGTTTATTTATGACTACCAGAGGTGTGTTATGTTCCAGGACATTAACATTTACCTTTCTGCAGCTCctttctgctcctgtttcttCTTGTAGTGCTCCTCCATCAGCAGCGTgtcctctgacagcagctgctcCATCAGCATCAGTGCCGTCTTACGATTGGCCAGTGGGTAGAGCACTCTGGCCAGCGATTGGTCGGCCTTGACCACTGCTTCTACAAGCTCCTCCCACTGAGGTCTCTCCGCGGGCCTCTCCCcgctctccgtctctccttctggtgttcctctctcctccatctcctggttTTCTCCAGATTTCTCATCTTCCGTTTCTggctttttctcctcttccaccTGCTGACTGATGTCAGCGTCAGAGACGGAGGTGCGGGGAGACACAGAGGTTTCACTTGTCTGTGTTGGAGGGGTCGAGCTGGTGGACTCGTCGTCAAAAACGTTGTCCGTCAGCGGTGAAGTCTGGACTTCCTCTTTGATCTCTTCTTCTGGGGGGAGAATCCACAGCGACGGATCTGTGGTGACGCCGCAGCTCAGAGACACTTCATGGTTTGAATCAGGCTGTAGGGCGTCACTGCTTGGTTCATCCACCGattgctctctctctgatccAGTCAGAGAAGAAGTCCCGACTCTACAGGAAGTTAAAGAAATTACGGTTAAGAATCACACCTGGCCAAAATTGTATTTGCAGAATCACAAACACCTGCTAGAGTTTGTTTTAATCTAGTTCGGTGCCTGAGGGGTGATATATTCACATTATGACAATGCAATTAATGTCAGGAAGTTGTGGAAGAGAGTGGTGTGGCACATTCAATTAGTCAAACCAtttcacagaggaaacaaataCCGCATCAGAATGGAGTCTAATCTTACCTGGAGCTAGGCCTGTTTTCAAAAGGAAGCTTTGTCTGGGTGGGGGTGGACAAGGTGGATTTGATCTCCCTCTCACTGGACTCTAGACCTCTGGGGGAAGGTGGGTTAGATGAAGTCTCACTAGGCGGTCTACTGGACCTCAAATCATCATCTGTGACAGGGCTGTAACATCCAGGAGGTCCAGAGTGAACCCTGGCCcgggaggaggtgcaggaggcCGGGGAGGTGGATCTACTTGAGTTCCTTGTTCCTTCTGTGGCATCCTGCCCTGGTTCTGAGTTCTGCTTCAACAAAGACTTTTTCTGcgtttggttttgtgtttgtccctgaGTGTTCTTCTGACCAACAATCTCTGCTTCTTGCCCCACTTGCTCTGTTACATAttgtttcctcctccctctgtcctgcCCTTGGGCTTCTCTGACTTCGGCAAAGACCGAAACactcctcttgtctctgtccAGTCCTCCTGATCCAGTTGGATATCTCCACAGTTGATCCAGCTGCTCAGAACTTTTACTCAGGGCTGACGGTCTTGTTAACTTTAAGGCCCCGAGCTCCTCCATGGACTTCCCCCTCTGTGCAACCACACGGGCACGCTGCTGGCCCTCAGGGGCTGGCTTTATCACAGAGTCCTCAGTGGCATCTTTCTGGGGACTGACATTGACATtcagtgtttaaatgtgtaacaAGAGCCATACAAACAATGATTACTTCAGAACAGAAAGTCTTGGCctttaaatgaatacaaaaactATTAAATCAATACTATTAACTGTTAGATTTTcatattcaatttatttaaaGGCAAATACAAATGCATACAAGGACTCTGGAAAGCAATAATTTGATATTCCTACAAATCACAATATAGTTTTGAGAAATAGGCCAGCTGCTTGAAAATGGTTCAGTCAATTATTCTTCTTTTACAGTCCATGCATAAATCTTTTAAAAGGAATGCTAGTTTGCTGGAGCAGGTGGGTGTTGACTTTTCAGTGCCACAATGAATCAAGATTTATAGTCTGTGCCACAGCACACACATCACTGACCTAATACTCTCCTGACCTAAAACCAATAAAAATGTCCCAATTTGTCTGCACTGCTGGTACATACCTCCAGGTTTCCGTGGTATTAACTGGTAATGGATCCTTCTCAAAGTCATGTGCCTGCAGAACCAAGAGAAGAACCAAAAGGCAACACATGAATTACATTAAATTGCTATACACTTAGAAGTATCCCTCTGCATGAAATAGCAAGTACATAAAAGGAGTGTGAAATGCTGTAGTAACAGCCAgatgggataaaaaaaaagttatttttgacTTGCTTGTTTTGCTGGAAAgttaatttaatatatttgagATAGAATGCTTACCACTGACTTTAATTGGTGAAATAAACCCCATAATTGTGACATTTAGGATTTTAGGTGAAAATGTTAAGTCTGCACATATCTACcaatacattttctcattacTATGAGACCATATTGTTACAGATATGTGTTATAAGTATCTCAATTTGAACACACTTACCTCAAATGCATGTGGTATGGATGTGGATCTGTTCCTGAAGAAACTAGGTGGTTCTGGCTGGTCCAAGAGACTCTCCACTGATGCAGACTTCCCTTGACATGGACCTTGGCTGTCCCTCCACCTGGGTTGATTCGACTGGCCAGTATATGGGCCTGAACAAGACTGAGCTGAGAAGAACTGGGCATACCTGTTATGTGAAAATCAAAATggaatatttaaaatgtttgatttgatccATACAACAAAAAAGCATCAAACAAGTTTTCTTGCTCTCTggcttttcttctcttttgtacCTGATGGAACTGGTAGAGGAATCAAGGATGCGGCCTGCAGAATGCGGTCTGTGGAGTTTCTTcttggtgtttttgctttcaagATTTCCTGATAGAGGCCTGGGACCCCAGTCAAATGGTTTCTCCCCCAGAGAATGCCTCTGTCTGGATGGAGGTAACTGAGGGGCCGGCTGCTGTGGTTCAGCCACTTTCTGGCCCGTCTTACGCTCCATGTACTCCACCAGGGCCTTGTGTTGCAGATGTTTTAAGTTTGTCTTTGAAGCGCTAGAGGCTGAAAGGGCTCGACCTCTTGTCTCAAACATCTTCCTCCGTGCTGCAACCAGTCCCTGCTCTCCTTGCTGCACACGTTCCGCTCCCTCGCCTTCAACTGCAAACAGGTTGTCAGTTTCGTTGCCAAAGGAGCGGCAAGCAGAGTGGATGGGGGCATTACCAAGCTGGTTGAGTTTCTCTGGTTCAGAGTAGCACATCTTCTTCTGCTCTAGAGTCAATCGCTTCCTGCCTCCGATGCGTGCTACCTGGGGCTGGGCCACATTGGCTGGCCTCCCGTTTTCCTTTTCAGTCTCTTTGTCCATCTCTTTCTGATATTCCCTGACTTCTTCTTTTATGCtacccctctctgtctcctcagaaGTCACAGAGggagtgagtgtgtctgtggaggTCTCAGAGTCCTGTGATGAGGAGAAATTGTGAATAACTGTAGGTCTCAGCTCAGATTTTTGCCTGATACGGTGTGGCCATGACAGCTGAAGGTCCCTCCTTTTAAATGAGGTCTCCCTTAGGACTTTAGACTGGGCATCCTTTAGCTTCTCTTTGTAGTACTTTTTAAATGAGTCATCCAGGGTGTTATAGGCAACAGAGATAACTTCCCCTCTATCGTTCTTGCTCGGGTCACCTTGTGGAGGTTTCTCATTATCATTAACAGCCATGTCTCCTGTTTTGTTTAGGATTGCTTCTTTGCCTTTAATACTGAAATTAGCATCCTTTTTAGGCTGTAATGCTGCCCTGCTGGCTCCGGTGAGGTGGTACAATAATGGGGTAGTTTCTTTGTTTATCCTCTCACTGGCTACATCCCCCAAGGGCTGACGTTTACCTCTCTTTGCCTGCTCCTCTTTCATGTGTAGGTTGGGTTGTTCATTGATTATCAGTGAGTTGACCtcctttgtttgtgtggttgaaTGTGGTGAGCAGTTTCTGTCAGGTCCACAGTAGAATATAGGGTTGTTGGCAGTGTGGCGGCCCATCTCTCGACCCTGCATCATGTCGATTTCTTCTGAGGTGTCGAAGTTTGGGGAGGACTGCGTCGAGATGAGGGACAGTCTGCGATTCTCCTGATTCTGGCTTCTGGGGGACAGGTCCTGAGACACAGAAGTGACAGCCTCTGGAATCATATCACTGGAAGTGCGAGAGCTCTCTTGGAGAGGTCTAAACAAATTATCCATTGTGCTGTggcatctttctttttctcttagCCGGTGTGTCTCCAACACAGTGGAGCTCTCACTCCCTGCCTCAGacccacacacagatgcagagtATGTCCTCATACCAGATTCAGACAGTTTACACACTCCAGTGACAAAGTAGAACTGACCCTTATGCTGGATGCTGCTGTTGATAAAACCATGATTGGCATTCCAGGGGCTAGCAGGTCGGCTGGGCTCTGAACCAAGCCAATCATGAGCTGAGTGAGCCCTTT
The Enoplosus armatus isolate fEnoArm2 chromosome 13, fEnoArm2.hap1, whole genome shotgun sequence genome window above contains:
- the shroom1 gene encoding protein Shroom1; the encoded protein is MDSYNFHFERMSNVDLHPLSLPVSRLSPAKSNSSIADQLAQHQHGKGDSAYSSFSGGSTAPDYPSPFLPDDLQSSSFSHYTDLKYVKSIYHPTQVLQSDSKTMDQLYRSVEAISQQYHNNTSTNVNHHNGNDSFHTNNKTLSKQEVPLGAPSQGAYPALRPPPVPARLDSFIATKNLENSRVHHHGSEFQPQQPQPQQQPRPHNRLHPQPHNLNVPRPEMADPDTGNSNFNSDPVYSVWRGSQQQQPQAQQPPTYRLHLQPHDQTRVPLNPEYLFITDNKAASEQQKSTNILSRSPPRGTSQAEHLKPRQPSSSGACNGDHQNKTSGSSSHFESQRKRAHSAHDWLGSEPSRPASPWNANHGFINSSIQHKGQFYFVTGVCKLSESGMRTYSASVCGSEAGSESSTVLETHRLREKERCHSTMDNLFRPLQESSRTSSDMIPEAVTSVSQDLSPRSQNQENRRLSLISTQSSPNFDTSEEIDMMQGREMGRHTANNPIFYCGPDRNCSPHSTTQTKEVNSLIINEQPNLHMKEEQAKRGKRQPLGDVASERINKETTPLLYHLTGASRAALQPKKDANFSIKGKEAILNKTGDMAVNDNEKPPQGDPSKNDRGEVISVAYNTLDDSFKKYYKEKLKDAQSKVLRETSFKRRDLQLSWPHRIRQKSELRPTVIHNFSSSQDSETSTDTLTPSVTSEETERGSIKEEVREYQKEMDKETEKENGRPANVAQPQVARIGGRKRLTLEQKKMCYSEPEKLNQLGNAPIHSACRSFGNETDNLFAVEGEGAERVQQGEQGLVAARRKMFETRGRALSASSASKTNLKHLQHKALVEYMERKTGQKVAEPQQPAPQLPPSRQRHSLGEKPFDWGPRPLSGNLESKNTKKKLHRPHSAGRILDSSTSSIRYAQFFSAQSCSGPYTGQSNQPRWRDSQGPCQGKSASVESLLDQPEPPSFFRNRSTSIPHAFEAHDFEKDPLPVNTTETWSPQKDATEDSVIKPAPEGQQRARVVAQRGKSMEELGALKLTRPSALSKSSEQLDQLWRYPTGSGGLDRDKRSVSVFAEVREAQGQDRGRRKQYVTEQVGQEAEIVGQKNTQGQTQNQTQKKSLLKQNSEPGQDATEGTRNSSRSTSPASCTSSRARVHSGPPGCYSPVTDDDLRSSRPPSETSSNPPSPRGLESSEREIKSTLSTPTQTKLPFENRPSSRVGTSSLTGSEREQSVDEPSSDALQPDSNHEVSLSCGVTTDPSLWILPPEEEIKEEVQTSPLTDNVFDDESTSSTPPTQTSETSVSPRTSVSDADISQQVEEEKKPETEDEKSGENQEMEERGTPEGETESGERPAERPQWEELVEAVVKADQSLARVLYPLANRKTALMLMEQLLSEDTLLMEEHYKKKQEQKGAAESAETVEGAKPSPCPSAPDSLTPQSTDLQSKADVTEKKRLLVSYIEARLRSLEETRGAFQTEIQENVAHGEALEVLVRERCLPVELERYNLFIGDLERVVNLLLCLSARLARVQNALSTVDQHTDAEEKQSLDSRHRLLCKQREDAKDLKDNLDRRENLVSTFLSRQLSAEQLQDYRRFVQTKASLLIRQKDLEEKQRLGEEQLEALSNSLNL